The Desulfuromonadales bacterium genomic interval GATGTGGGGCGGGAGGTGGACCTGTGACATTCCTTCTCGACACCTGCGTCATCTCTGAACTGGTCAAGCCGCGACCAAATGAAAACGTTGTCCGGTGGGTCGATTCGGTCGACGAGCGAAAGCTCTTCCTGAGCGTACTGACGGTGGGAGAGCTGGAAAAGGGGATCACGAAACTACAGGAATCGCAGCGGAAGGCCGATTTGCAAGAATGGTTGGAGCACGATCTGGCAGAGAGATTTGCAGGGCGAATCCTGCCCGTGGATGCCGCTGTCGCAGTCGCCTGGGGAAGAATCCAGGGTGAGGCGGAACGCGTGGGGGCGAAGCTGCCAGTGATCGATTCGCTACTGACGGCTACCGCTGAAATCCATCGCCTCACACTCGCCACCAGAAACGTTGCCGATTTCGACCGTTGCGGAGCCACCGTCTTCAACCCCTGGGGCACATAATCCGGTACGCCCGTTGGGACTATTGTCCGGTGCCAGTTGTTTTACCGAGGAAAATCGTGACCCGTTCCCAAAACTCACATGAGAGAGATAAGTTCATGAAAAATAAGGATCTGGTAGTCGGGGTGGCCTGCGGGCTGGTGGTTGGGGCAGTGGCGGGGGCGGTGGCAGCGCTGCTGCTGGCGCCGGCAAGCGGCACTGAAACGCGCCGGAAGCTGCGCTTTGAACGAGACAACGCCGTAGAGGCAACTCGGAGCAAAGCTCGTCGGGCCATGGCACGGCTGCGCAGGGAGAGGCCTGAAGAAGAGGAAGAGGGGCTG includes:
- a CDS encoding YtxH domain-containing protein; this translates as MKNKDLVVGVACGLVVGAVAGAVAALLLAPASGTETRRKLRFERDNAVEATRSKARRAMARLRRERPEEEEEGLEAFEEEVEEEVAFSGA
- a CDS encoding type II toxin-antitoxin system VapC family toxin, giving the protein MTFLLDTCVISELVKPRPNENVVRWVDSVDERKLFLSVLTVGELEKGITKLQESQRKADLQEWLEHDLAERFAGRILPVDAAVAVAWGRIQGEAERVGAKLPVIDSLLTATAEIHRLTLATRNVADFDRCGATVFNPWGT